A window of the Branchiibius hedensis genome harbors these coding sequences:
- a CDS encoding amidohydrolase: protein MDRILTANTVITMDPRLPRAEAVAVSDDRIVAVGTLAACQAALPQADLVDTKAAALMPGFIDAHSHPVVTGPGVMPPNYWIAPWFAPKWDDVLAMFQKAIDETPPGSPLAFSGFDALLHEHDAPDAASLDAIFGDRMVFVQDNSGHAGYVTTAVLKKLGFIDNPPKDPVGGSFERNPDGSLNGRAHEVPAIEVFAQPVADVLLSQGNPLQGAVEYYLYFAAAGITSTSEHTYRASVKSAYEALAKLPSCPLRISLYHMSTEPDAGDPFTSDVPENMLRKIGVKLWADGSPWIGNVAMSTPYLDTPTTHAAGIVPGLHGEEQMNYSRAQLDSLLDQYAPQGWQMSFHANGDVAADIVLDAFSRALDKHDLSGTDHRWRIEHIGGARKDQFPRMAQIGVVPSLGPFQFSYWGDLLDGKMFASEVGSQWQRARDAFDAGLKVSFHNDGSVSPPMPLRSVQSMVTRRTVSGQLHGAEQAISVDEGLRAITINAAYSLRHEDQVGSIEVGKLADFVLLGADPYAVPVDTIEKIEVLGTWVGGSPIDMDEFASAGEGLPKTDIDQMIALGVPLCQH, encoded by the coding sequence ATGGACCGAATACTCACTGCGAACACCGTCATCACGATGGACCCGCGTCTTCCCCGCGCCGAAGCCGTTGCTGTTTCTGACGATCGCATCGTCGCGGTCGGTACGCTCGCCGCTTGTCAGGCGGCACTGCCGCAGGCCGACCTTGTCGACACCAAGGCCGCCGCCCTGATGCCCGGATTCATCGACGCGCACTCACATCCGGTCGTGACCGGCCCGGGCGTCATGCCGCCCAACTACTGGATCGCTCCGTGGTTCGCCCCGAAGTGGGACGACGTCCTGGCCATGTTCCAGAAGGCAATCGACGAGACGCCGCCGGGCAGTCCGCTGGCGTTCTCCGGTTTCGATGCGTTGTTGCACGAACACGACGCCCCGGATGCTGCCTCGCTGGACGCCATCTTCGGCGACCGCATGGTGTTCGTGCAGGACAACTCCGGCCACGCGGGCTACGTCACCACCGCCGTGCTGAAGAAGCTCGGATTCATCGACAACCCGCCGAAGGACCCGGTGGGCGGGTCCTTCGAGCGCAACCCGGACGGCAGTCTGAACGGCCGGGCCCATGAGGTTCCCGCCATTGAGGTCTTCGCCCAGCCGGTCGCCGACGTCTTGCTCTCCCAGGGCAACCCACTGCAGGGCGCCGTCGAGTACTACCTGTACTTCGCCGCAGCGGGAATTACCTCGACCTCCGAGCACACCTACCGCGCGTCGGTGAAGTCCGCCTATGAAGCGTTGGCGAAACTGCCGTCTTGTCCGCTGCGGATCTCGCTCTATCACATGTCGACCGAGCCCGATGCGGGCGATCCGTTCACCTCCGATGTGCCGGAGAACATGCTGCGCAAGATCGGGGTGAAGCTGTGGGCCGACGGGTCACCGTGGATCGGCAACGTGGCGATGAGCACGCCGTACCTGGACACGCCGACGACGCATGCCGCGGGGATCGTTCCGGGCCTGCATGGCGAGGAACAGATGAACTACTCACGCGCGCAGTTGGATTCGCTACTCGACCAATACGCACCACAGGGTTGGCAGATGTCGTTCCACGCCAACGGTGATGTGGCGGCCGACATCGTGCTGGACGCCTTTAGCCGCGCGCTCGACAAGCACGACTTGTCCGGCACCGACCACCGCTGGCGGATCGAACACATCGGGGGCGCCCGCAAGGACCAGTTCCCCCGGATGGCCCAGATTGGCGTGGTTCCCTCGCTAGGCCCCTTCCAGTTCTCCTACTGGGGTGACCTGCTCGACGGCAAGATGTTCGCCAGCGAGGTGGGCTCCCAATGGCAGCGCGCCCGCGACGCATTCGACGCCGGCCTGAAGGTCTCCTTCCACAACGACGGCAGTGTCAGCCCGCCGATGCCGCTGCGCAGCGTGCAGTCGATGGTGACCCGGCGCACCGTCAGCGGTCAGTTGCACGGCGCCGAGCAGGCGATCAGCGTCGACGAGGGCCTGCGCGCAATCACGATCAACGCGGCGTACTCGTTGCGCCACGAGGACCAGGTCGGCTCGATCGAGGTCGGCAAGCTGGCCGACTTCGTCCTGCTTGGCGCCGATCCGTACGCGGTGCCGGTCGACACGATCGAGAAGATCGAGGTTCTGGGCACGTGGGTGGGCGGTTCACCGATCGACATGGACGAATTCGCCTCTGCGGGAGAAGGTCTGCCGAAGACCGACATCGACCAGATGATCGCTCTCGGGGTACCGCTATGCCAGCACTAG
- a CDS encoding response regulator, whose protein sequence is MKAVQDTWVRRVLVVEDQSAMRTLICDTLKRHGWEVRGVGDADDALRVFPGFDPDALLTDIDLGSRPDGAELALMLHGLAPHLGIVFVSSFPRAAAGATAMGVRGAVFVGKDEINSPEDLLNALEAALTVQPAAAPSRSAGPDREGLGTLTRHQLEILALVARGASNEQIAETTDSSVRAVERSISRIFQRLNISADPAINPRVVAAARYIAAFGPGR, encoded by the coding sequence ATGAAAGCTGTGCAGGACACATGGGTGCGACGGGTCCTCGTCGTAGAGGACCAGTCCGCGATGCGCACACTGATCTGCGACACCCTCAAGCGCCATGGCTGGGAAGTCAGAGGCGTGGGCGACGCCGATGACGCACTGCGGGTATTTCCCGGCTTCGATCCCGATGCGCTGTTGACCGACATTGACCTCGGCAGTCGGCCCGATGGCGCCGAACTCGCCCTGATGCTGCACGGTCTGGCTCCGCACCTCGGGATTGTCTTCGTCTCCAGCTTCCCGCGCGCGGCTGCCGGGGCAACTGCGATGGGAGTGCGTGGCGCGGTCTTCGTCGGCAAGGACGAGATCAACTCGCCGGAGGACCTGCTCAACGCGCTGGAGGCCGCCCTCACCGTGCAACCGGCCGCCGCGCCTTCCCGGTCCGCCGGGCCCGACCGGGAAGGTCTGGGCACCTTGACCAGACACCAGTTGGAGATTCTGGCGCTGGTGGCGCGGGGTGCCTCCAACGAACAGATCGCGGAGACCACGGATTCGTCGGTGCGGGCGGTCGAACGCTCGATCAGTCGTATTTTCCAGCGGCTGAACATCAGTGCCGACCCGGCCATCAACCCACGCGTGGTGGCTGCCGCGCGGTACATCGCGGCCTTCGGGCCAGGACGATGA
- a CDS encoding GAP family protein, which produces MSSPSLTQLIPLAASLIISPLPIIAVVAMALGTRGRSAAIVFTAVYTAIGIAVTAGTAFSTHAAVRATGAKDSTVSVVASAVIGLAFLALAILNWRQRPKPPGSAAKTPGWLAKTETISIGGAATLGLAMGLTQSKNFPALIKAGTIIAADNHNPVFILLMSTLFATVGSLAMILLTLAAASGSPTTRERMEGLKTDLIAHNAFIMATLFGILAASELAHTIQALLH; this is translated from the coding sequence GTGTCCTCTCCGTCGCTCACTCAACTCATCCCGCTGGCCGCCAGCCTGATCATCTCGCCGCTGCCGATCATCGCGGTCGTCGCCATGGCGCTGGGGACACGCGGCCGGTCGGCGGCCATCGTCTTCACGGCCGTCTACACCGCCATCGGAATCGCGGTGACGGCGGGGACCGCCTTCAGTACCCATGCGGCGGTCAGAGCCACCGGTGCAAAAGACAGCACCGTCAGTGTGGTCGCGAGTGCGGTGATCGGGCTTGCCTTCCTGGCGTTGGCGATCCTCAACTGGCGGCAACGCCCGAAACCGCCCGGGTCGGCTGCGAAGACGCCGGGCTGGTTGGCGAAGACCGAGACCATCTCGATCGGCGGTGCAGCGACGCTCGGACTGGCTATGGGACTGACACAGAGCAAGAACTTCCCGGCCTTGATCAAGGCGGGCACGATCATTGCCGCAGACAATCACAATCCGGTCTTCATCCTGCTCATGTCGACGCTCTTTGCGACGGTGGGCTCGCTGGCCATGATCCTGCTGACGCTGGCGGCAGCGAGCGGGTCGCCGACGACGCGGGAGCGGATGGAGGGTCTGAAGACCGACCTCATCGCGCACAACGCCTTCATCATGGCGACCCTCTTCGGGATTCTGGCGGCCTCCGAACTGGCCCACACCATCCAAGCCCTCCTGCACTGA
- a CDS encoding carboxylesterase/lipase family protein has translation MTQNSLTVEAPAGNFTGRIDDDVLSWRGIRYALAPTGERRWRAPVAAPRLETDYYAVEFGPVCPQKKAPAVPLPPGAVLDEDCLSLNVWAPQDRATPLPVMVWVHGGAYTFGASSQPLYDATALVKTGGIIVVTINYRLGGFGFVDLTGVLPDADNNLALRDVLLALRWVQDNIAAFGGDPGQVTVAGESAGGGLVTTLLATPSAQGLFHRAIAQSSPASSVYGQERSHAVADLFVKQLGVARTDSATLRAVSPDTIVDASMEVYSYVPETDPGVLPFIPVIDGDLLPESPDVVLHEGRGLAVPLLIGTNKDEAALFKYMKSPLVPISEQGLDTMYANLHQDNPAMELPSKEQVLDAYEDVRYKVLGMGIARDLGFRMPTVWAVEGHSTIAETYLYRFDYATPFLRIIKLGATHATELPYLWGNLSSGPKDPTFLLGGRRKGEAISRRMQERWTAFVKGQSPDCAQGPAWPVYDDQQRATLVIDATDTVVDDLDAEIRSAWGEQVISFH, from the coding sequence ATGACGCAGAACTCCCTGACCGTCGAGGCACCCGCTGGCAACTTCACCGGCCGGATCGACGACGACGTGCTGTCGTGGCGGGGTATCCGCTACGCCCTGGCTCCCACCGGTGAGCGCCGCTGGCGTGCGCCGGTCGCGGCGCCACGTCTCGAAACTGATTACTACGCGGTGGAATTCGGTCCGGTCTGCCCGCAGAAGAAGGCGCCGGCGGTCCCGTTGCCGCCGGGTGCGGTCCTCGATGAAGACTGCCTGTCACTGAACGTCTGGGCGCCCCAGGACAGAGCAACCCCACTTCCGGTGATGGTCTGGGTGCATGGCGGCGCTTACACGTTCGGTGCCTCCAGTCAGCCGCTGTATGACGCGACCGCGCTGGTGAAGACCGGTGGAATCATCGTGGTGACCATCAACTACCGGCTCGGTGGCTTCGGTTTCGTCGACCTGACCGGTGTCCTCCCGGATGCCGACAACAACCTCGCGTTGCGCGACGTACTGCTGGCGCTGCGTTGGGTGCAGGACAACATCGCCGCGTTCGGTGGTGACCCCGGCCAGGTCACGGTCGCGGGGGAGTCGGCCGGCGGCGGTCTGGTGACCACGCTTCTTGCGACCCCTTCGGCGCAGGGCTTGTTCCATCGAGCGATCGCACAGTCCTCGCCAGCTTCGAGTGTCTACGGCCAGGAGCGATCCCACGCCGTGGCCGACTTGTTCGTGAAGCAACTGGGTGTGGCCCGGACCGATTCGGCCACCCTGCGTGCGGTGTCCCCGGACACTATCGTGGATGCTTCGATGGAGGTGTACTCCTATGTGCCCGAAACGGATCCGGGTGTCCTGCCGTTCATTCCGGTGATCGACGGCGATCTGCTGCCGGAGTCGCCGGATGTCGTGTTGCACGAGGGCCGGGGGCTCGCCGTACCTCTGCTGATCGGGACGAACAAGGACGAGGCCGCCCTGTTCAAATACATGAAATCGCCGCTGGTGCCGATCAGCGAGCAGGGCCTGGACACGATGTACGCCAACCTGCACCAGGACAACCCAGCCATGGAGCTGCCGAGCAAGGAGCAGGTCCTCGACGCGTACGAGGACGTCCGCTACAAGGTCCTCGGCATGGGCATCGCCCGCGACCTCGGTTTCCGGATGCCGACGGTGTGGGCGGTCGAAGGACACAGCACCATCGCGGAGACGTACCTCTATCGCTTCGACTACGCCACCCCGTTCCTGCGGATCATCAAGCTCGGTGCCACGCACGCGACCGAATTGCCCTATCTGTGGGGCAATTTGAGCAGTGGACCGAAGGATCCGACCTTCCTGTTGGGCGGTCGCCGCAAGGGGGAGGCCATCTCGCGGCGTATGCAGGAACGCTGGACCGCCTTCGTCAAAGGCCAGAGTCCTGACTGTGCGCAGGGGCCGGCCTGGCCGGTGTACGACGACCAGCAGCGCGCGACGTTGGTGATCGACGCAACTGACACCGTGGTCGATGACCTCGACGCAGAGATCCGATCGGCGTGGGGGGAGCAGGTCATCAGCTTCCACTGA
- the trpS gene encoding tryptophan--tRNA ligase, with protein sequence MSTASFQATLDRMPALEQLRADPGDHRVLSGDRPTGPLHLAHLFASIQNRVLLQDSGIETFVLIADYQVITDRETTGQIGSYVRSAVLDYLAAGIDPQRSVIFAHSAVPALNQLLLPFLSLVTEAELHRNPTVKSELAASGRALSGLLLTYPVHQAADILFCDADLVPVGKDNLPHVELTRTIARRFNDRYGVTFRVPEALLTHTPDIPGLDGRKMSKSFGNAINLSMSADETAALIRRTPTDSARVITFDPDNRPGVSGLLSTAALVLGESPEAIAERVHGAAELKALVTESVNDYLAGHRARRDGFARDARLVQDVLHSGNRRANDVAEQALSRVRAAMGMTY encoded by the coding sequence ATGAGCACCGCCTCGTTCCAAGCCACCCTCGACCGCATGCCCGCGCTGGAGCAGTTGCGCGCCGACCCCGGTGACCATCGGGTGTTGTCCGGCGATCGACCTACCGGGCCGCTCCATCTGGCCCACCTGTTCGCGAGCATCCAGAACCGGGTTCTGCTGCAGGACAGCGGGATCGAGACGTTCGTGCTCATCGCGGACTACCAAGTGATCACCGACCGGGAGACAACGGGGCAGATCGGCAGCTATGTGCGGTCCGCCGTACTGGACTATTTGGCTGCCGGTATCGACCCGCAACGTTCGGTGATCTTCGCCCACTCGGCGGTTCCTGCGCTCAACCAGCTGCTGCTGCCGTTCCTCTCGCTGGTCACCGAGGCCGAGTTACACCGCAACCCCACGGTGAAGTCGGAACTGGCCGCCTCCGGTCGGGCGCTGTCGGGACTGCTGCTGACCTACCCCGTGCACCAGGCCGCCGACATCCTGTTCTGTGATGCAGATCTGGTGCCGGTCGGCAAGGACAACCTGCCGCACGTCGAACTCACCCGGACCATCGCCCGCCGCTTCAATGATCGGTACGGCGTCACCTTCCGCGTCCCGGAAGCGCTGCTCACGCACACCCCCGACATTCCCGGTTTGGACGGGCGCAAGATGTCCAAGAGTTTCGGCAACGCCATCAATCTGTCGATGTCCGCCGACGAGACCGCTGCTCTCATCCGTCGTACGCCGACCGACAGTGCGCGGGTCATCACCTTCGATCCGGACAACCGTCCGGGTGTCTCGGGACTGTTGTCCACGGCCGCCCTGGTGCTGGGCGAGTCGCCGGAGGCGATCGCCGAGAGGGTCCACGGCGCAGCGGAACTCAAAGCATTGGTCACCGAGTCGGTGAACGACTACCTGGCCGGGCACCGCGCGCGCCGCGATGGGTTCGCCCGCGATGCGAGGTTGGTGCAGGACGTGCTGCACTCCGGAAACCGACGAGCGAACGACGTCGCGGAGCAGGCCCTGTCGCGGGTGCGGGCGGCGATGGGAATGACCTACTGA
- a CDS encoding DUF4916 domain-containing protein: MATLRTPDPNPGWLSELALQETRSRVPMLYVEAIPVRVADTGSIEHVGLLLRGSATGEMSRSFVSGRVFYGESVREALMRNLEKDLGPAAFPRLPVSTVPFSVAEYLPVPGVSPLHDPRQHAVALTYVVPVVGECDPRQDALELTWLTPQEAIDPSIAAELDGGRAHLLRQALAYTESLG; the protein is encoded by the coding sequence ATGGCGACGCTGCGCACCCCCGATCCGAATCCGGGCTGGCTTTCCGAACTGGCCCTGCAGGAAACCCGCTCGCGAGTTCCCATGCTGTACGTCGAGGCCATCCCCGTGCGCGTAGCCGACACTGGCAGCATCGAGCACGTCGGTCTGCTGCTGCGCGGGTCGGCCACGGGGGAGATGTCCCGAAGCTTCGTTTCGGGGCGCGTCTTCTACGGGGAATCGGTGCGCGAAGCGCTCATGCGCAACCTCGAGAAGGACCTCGGGCCGGCCGCCTTCCCGCGCCTTCCGGTCAGCACGGTGCCCTTCTCGGTAGCCGAATACCTTCCCGTTCCGGGGGTTTCACCGTTGCACGATCCGCGCCAGCACGCTGTCGCGTTGACCTACGTGGTGCCGGTCGTGGGGGAGTGCGACCCGCGACAGGACGCCCTCGAACTCACCTGGCTGACCCCGCAGGAAGCGATCGACCCGAGCATCGCCGCTGAGCTGGACGGTGGTCGCGCGCATCTGTTGCGGCAGGCGCTGGCCTACACGGAGTCACTGGGCTGA
- a CDS encoding S-(hydroxymethyl)mycothiol dehydrogenase: protein MPQKVTGVIARAKGAPVEVATIVIPDPGPGEAVVAIQACGVCHTDLHYREGGINDEFPFLLGHEAAGVVESVGEGVTNVEPGDYVVLNWRAVCGECRACRKGKPWYCFATHNATQKMTLEDGTELSPALGIGAFVEKTLVAAGQCTKVDPAAPPAVAGLLGCGVMAGLGAAINTGGVTRGDSVAVIGCGGVGNAAIAGAVLAGATTVIAVDVDDRKLKWAQDFGATDLVNSKDEDAVERVKELTGGFGADVVIDAVGRPETYKQAFFARDLAGTVVLVGVPTPDLMAPELPLIEFFGRGGALKSSWYGDCLPERDFPTYTDLYLQGRLPLEKFVSETIRLGDVEEAFAKMQRSEVLRSVVVL, encoded by the coding sequence ATGCCGCAGAAGGTAACCGGAGTCATCGCACGCGCCAAGGGAGCACCGGTCGAGGTGGCCACCATCGTGATCCCGGACCCGGGTCCGGGCGAGGCCGTCGTCGCCATCCAAGCGTGCGGGGTCTGCCACACCGATCTGCACTACCGCGAGGGCGGGATCAACGACGAGTTCCCCTTCCTGCTGGGCCACGAAGCCGCAGGTGTCGTCGAGTCGGTCGGCGAGGGTGTGACCAACGTCGAACCGGGTGACTACGTCGTCCTCAACTGGCGTGCGGTGTGCGGCGAGTGCCGCGCCTGCAGGAAGGGCAAGCCGTGGTACTGCTTCGCCACGCACAACGCCACCCAGAAGATGACGCTCGAGGACGGCACTGAACTCAGCCCCGCCCTCGGGATCGGCGCCTTCGTGGAGAAGACGCTTGTGGCCGCCGGGCAGTGCACCAAGGTCGACCCGGCGGCGCCGCCGGCGGTCGCTGGATTGCTGGGCTGCGGCGTGATGGCTGGTCTGGGCGCCGCGATCAACACCGGTGGAGTCACCCGTGGCGATTCGGTCGCAGTCATCGGCTGCGGCGGTGTTGGCAACGCAGCGATCGCGGGCGCTGTCCTCGCCGGTGCGACAACCGTGATCGCCGTCGACGTCGATGACCGCAAGCTGAAATGGGCGCAGGACTTCGGGGCAACCGACCTGGTCAACAGCAAAGACGAGGACGCCGTCGAGCGCGTCAAAGAACTGACCGGCGGTTTCGGCGCCGACGTGGTGATCGACGCAGTGGGTCGCCCTGAGACGTACAAGCAAGCCTTTTTCGCCCGGGATCTGGCGGGCACGGTGGTGCTGGTCGGCGTACCCACACCAGATCTGATGGCCCCCGAACTGCCGCTGATCGAGTTCTTCGGTCGAGGCGGCGCACTCAAATCCTCGTGGTACGGCGACTGCCTACCCGAGCGGGACTTCCCGACGTACACCGATTTGTACCTTCAGGGTCGGTTGCCGTTGGAGAAGTTCGTCAGCGAAACGATCCGGCTCGGCGACGTCGAAGAGGCGTTCGCCAAGATGCAACGCAGCGAAGTGTTGCGTTCGGTGGTGGTGCTCTGA
- a CDS encoding MBL fold metallo-hydrolase: MAVEVQKVVTSGTFSLDGGTWDVDNNVWLIGDDQQVIVIDAAHDAAAIADAVAGREVVAILLTHAHDDHVDAAPALAEATGAPVYLNPADAPLWELAHPGVPLPAPLTDGQTFEVAGTTLVVRHTPGHAPGASVFVVPDLGAVFTGDTLFQGGPGATGRSFSDFPTIVDSITDVLLALPPETVVHTGHGDDTTIGAEAPHRQEWIDRGH; the protein is encoded by the coding sequence ATGGCCGTCGAAGTGCAGAAGGTCGTGACGTCCGGAACGTTCAGCCTGGACGGCGGGACGTGGGACGTCGACAACAACGTCTGGCTGATCGGTGACGACCAGCAGGTCATCGTCATCGACGCCGCGCACGACGCGGCGGCGATCGCCGATGCCGTCGCCGGGCGAGAAGTGGTGGCGATTCTGCTGACGCACGCACACGATGACCACGTCGATGCCGCGCCCGCCCTGGCCGAGGCGACGGGCGCGCCGGTCTACCTCAACCCCGCCGACGCGCCGTTGTGGGAGTTGGCCCATCCCGGCGTCCCGCTGCCGGCTCCACTGACCGACGGTCAGACCTTCGAGGTAGCCGGTACGACGCTCGTTGTCCGGCACACTCCCGGACACGCCCCAGGCGCAAGTGTTTTCGTGGTTCCCGACCTCGGTGCGGTGTTCACCGGTGACACGCTGTTCCAGGGCGGTCCGGGCGCGACCGGGCGTTCCTTCAGTGATTTCCCGACGATCGTCGATTCGATCACCGATGTCCTGCTGGCTCTCCCGCCGGAGACCGTCGTGCACACCGGACACGGCGACGACACCACGATCGGTGCTGAAGCGCCGCACCGGCAGGAGTGGATCGACCGCGGTCACTGA
- a CDS encoding CDP-alcohol phosphatidyltransferase family protein: MVEQEIPWRVWTVPNALSLLRLLGIPLYLWLLLSHHDVWAFWVLVVSSFTDWADGKIARRYNLTSRVGQLLDPLADRLYIIATIVGLAIRSIIPWWLVVLLLAREVFVFSFGPSLRAHRLPIPAVHFSGKAATLCLVVGFPLVLLGATDLPFATLANWVGWGFVWWGTALYWFAGFLYAIQIRRMIAAVS, translated from the coding sequence GTGGTCGAGCAGGAGATTCCCTGGCGGGTGTGGACGGTGCCCAATGCGCTGTCCTTGCTTCGCTTACTGGGCATACCGCTCTACCTGTGGCTGCTGCTCTCGCACCACGACGTCTGGGCGTTCTGGGTGCTGGTGGTCTCGAGTTTCACCGACTGGGCGGACGGCAAGATCGCCCGCAGGTACAACCTGACCTCCCGGGTCGGTCAGCTTCTTGACCCGCTGGCCGACCGGCTCTACATCATCGCCACCATCGTCGGTCTGGCGATCCGCTCGATCATTCCGTGGTGGCTGGTGGTGTTGCTGTTGGCTCGGGAGGTGTTCGTGTTCAGTTTCGGACCGTCGCTGCGCGCGCACCGGCTGCCCATCCCCGCGGTGCACTTCTCCGGCAAGGCCGCCACGTTGTGCTTGGTCGTCGGCTTCCCGCTGGTGCTGCTCGGCGCAACCGACCTGCCGTTCGCGACCCTGGCGAACTGGGTCGGGTGGGGCTTTGTGTGGTGGGGGACGGCGTTGTACTGGTTCGCCGGGTTCCTCTACGCTATCCAGATCCGGCGGATGATCGCGGCCGTGTCATGA
- a CDS encoding DUF881 domain-containing protein, giving the protein MSTPTKPRDPAASMSLIREITEHPLDPSYEQVAAQRRAAGLPQQTSLRSPGVIIACVLVGFAIAVAALALRIPHTQVQAEKDALIQRVDSAQSRIDKANATIQRTQLEITTLQNEALQREDQDALAARLAQAETTSGTLPVTGDGLVLEVNDAKDTAAGSGDDPRDLDDSNGRLTSTDMQILVNGLWQGGAEAIAINGQRLTSLSAIRFAGQAILVNFRPLQPPYDIVAIGPASMRSAFQKSASGAYLDNLTGSFDLRASWRTGKQSLPAAPAPVLSYATVPEEKNQ; this is encoded by the coding sequence ATGAGCACTCCGACCAAGCCCCGCGATCCCGCGGCCTCGATGTCGCTGATCCGAGAGATCACCGAGCACCCCCTGGACCCCTCCTACGAGCAGGTCGCGGCGCAACGCCGGGCCGCCGGGTTGCCGCAACAAACCTCCCTGCGCTCGCCCGGGGTCATCATCGCCTGCGTCCTGGTCGGCTTCGCGATCGCCGTGGCGGCGCTCGCCCTACGGATCCCGCACACCCAGGTCCAGGCCGAGAAGGACGCCCTGATCCAACGCGTCGACTCGGCGCAGAGCCGGATCGACAAGGCCAACGCCACCATCCAGCGCACCCAGTTGGAGATCACCACCTTGCAGAACGAGGCCCTCCAACGGGAGGACCAGGATGCCCTCGCCGCGCGCTTGGCCCAGGCGGAGACCACCTCGGGCACCTTGCCGGTCACAGGTGACGGCCTGGTTCTGGAGGTCAACGATGCCAAGGACACTGCCGCCGGGAGTGGCGACGACCCGCGGGATCTGGATGACTCCAACGGACGACTGACCTCCACCGACATGCAGATCCTGGTCAACGGTCTGTGGCAGGGCGGGGCAGAGGCAATCGCGATCAACGGTCAACGGTTGACGTCGCTGAGCGCCATTCGGTTCGCGGGTCAGGCGATCCTGGTCAACTTCCGGCCACTGCAACCGCCGTACGACATCGTGGCGATCGGTCCGGCCTCGATGCGTTCGGCGTTTCAGAAATCGGCCTCGGGCGCCTACCTGGATAATCTGACCGGGTCGTTCGACCTGCGCGCGTCGTGGCGAACCGGCAAACAGTCGTTACCCGCCGCACCGGCTCCGGTGTTGTCCTACGCCACCGTCCCAGAGGAGAAGAACCAGTGA
- a CDS encoding small basic family protein, with product MIPAIGLLIGLVVGVVLHPDVPLWLQPYLPVAVIAALDAVFGAVRAVLDGIFNDKVFVVSFLSNVIVAALIVFLGDQLGVGSQLSTAVVVVLGLRIFSNLAAIRRHIFHA from the coding sequence GTGATCCCCGCCATCGGGCTCCTGATCGGTCTGGTTGTCGGAGTCGTGCTTCACCCGGATGTCCCGTTGTGGTTACAGCCCTACTTACCGGTTGCAGTCATCGCGGCGCTGGATGCCGTCTTCGGCGCGGTGCGTGCCGTGCTCGACGGAATCTTCAACGACAAGGTGTTCGTCGTCTCCTTCTTGTCCAACGTGATCGTCGCGGCGTTGATCGTTTTCCTCGGGGACCAACTCGGGGTCGGATCGCAGCTGTCGACTGCGGTCGTCGTCGTGCTCGGCCTGCGGATCTTCAGCAACCTGGCCGCGATCCGCCGGCACATCTTCCACGCCTGA
- a CDS encoding DUF881 domain-containing protein: MTEHDPEATRPEHRPHHAMHRKRPARRATAGPTSLGEPLVINPAQDAADAHEPPADPPSSAWRTLARMGRPRATKANLFAALLAVLLGFGITTQIQQTDAGGLEDLRQDELVALLDSVNSQAARLEQEADRLTTTRDELKNSTGDAAALQAAKERLEMLGVLNGTLPATGPGIIITIQDNEKGVQAANLLDTVEELRDAGAEAIQINDQRVIVSTWFGGSSDTGLTVSGHTIRAPYTILAIGDPHTMSTAMAIPGGVVESLRSMGAAATVTSSQQVKVTALQPAQTPQYAQPEPSATAKESS; this comes from the coding sequence ATGACCGAACACGACCCCGAGGCCACCCGCCCCGAGCACCGGCCGCACCATGCGATGCATCGCAAGCGGCCCGCCCGCCGTGCAACCGCGGGACCCACGTCGCTGGGCGAGCCGCTGGTGATCAACCCGGCCCAGGACGCTGCAGACGCCCATGAACCGCCCGCGGATCCGCCGAGTTCGGCGTGGCGCACGCTGGCGCGGATGGGACGACCTCGTGCCACCAAAGCCAACCTGTTCGCGGCGCTGCTGGCGGTCCTGCTCGGTTTCGGGATCACCACCCAGATCCAGCAAACCGATGCCGGGGGTCTGGAGGATCTGCGCCAGGACGAGCTGGTGGCGCTGTTGGACAGCGTCAACAGTCAGGCTGCCCGCCTGGAGCAGGAAGCCGACCGGCTGACCACGACGCGTGATGAACTCAAGAACTCCACCGGCGACGCCGCAGCGTTGCAGGCCGCCAAGGAACGACTGGAGATGCTCGGCGTGCTGAACGGCACGCTGCCAGCGACCGGGCCGGGGATCATCATCACCATCCAGGACAACGAAAAAGGGGTGCAGGCGGCCAATCTGCTCGACACCGTCGAAGAGCTGCGCGACGCCGGCGCCGAGGCGATCCAGATCAATGACCAACGCGTCATCGTCAGCACCTGGTTCGGTGGCAGTTCCGACACCGGTCTGACCGTGAGCGGACACACGATCAGGGCGCCGTACACCATTCTCGCCATTGGCGATCCGCACACCATGTCCACTGCGATGGCCATTCCCGGCGGGGTCGTCGAGAGCCTTCGATCGATGGGAGCGGCAGCAACCGTCACGAGTTCCCAGCAGGTGAAGGTGACCGCGTTGCAGCCCGCACAGACCCCTCAGTACGCTCAACCCGAACCGTCCGCCACCGCCAAGGAGAGCTCATGA